From Cinclus cinclus chromosome 2, bCinCin1.1, whole genome shotgun sequence, one genomic window encodes:
- the LOC134057872 gene encoding proline-rich protein 2-like, protein MPAEPPGSGSVTPRPLADSRVAGHPAAGGKARLSQRQHRCPLAPSSPAVPLTKGPPADALPRASLSPSPSPGDVITRARREVTARRFSPYGDQAPALPAATGETLSRQDPVPTGPCPDRTLSRQDPRGPRQQQQQSRAGGAPPEPPEPPAARTPPAHLFPPLSEPFSFSGDRFEIPRGLPGALVRGDAGSG, encoded by the exons ATGCCGGCAGAGCCCCCGGGCAGCGGCAGTGTGACACCTCGTCCCCTGGCAGACAGCCGTGTGGCAGGTCACCCAGCCGCAGGGGGGAAGGCACGGCTCAGTCAGCGCCAGCACCGCTGTCCTCTCGCTCCTTCATCCCCCGCAGTTCCCCTCACTAAGGGTCCCCCAGCTGATGCTCTCCCTCGTgcttccctctccccatccccttcCCCGGGGGATGTGATCACTCGGGCAAGGAGAGAAGTTACCGCCCGGCGATTCTCTCCGTACGGAGACCAAGCGCCGGCACTTCCCGCTGCCACCGGGGAGACCCTGTCCCGACAGGACCCTGTCCCGACAGGACCCTGTCCCGACCGGACCCTGTCCCGACAGGACCCCCGCggccccaggcagcagcagcagcagtcccGGGCCGGAGGGGctccccccgagccccccgagCCGCCTGCAGCGCGGACACCGCCGGCGCatctctttcctcctctctcgGAGCCCTTTTCGTTCAGCGGCGATCGCTTCGAGATA CCCCGAGGACTCCCCGGCGCGCTTGTGCGCGGCGATGCGGGGTCGGGCTAG
- the GSX1 gene encoding GS homeobox 1, translating to MPRSFLVDSLVLREAGEKKGEGSPPPPLFPYAVHPSHPLPGLPAGACHARKAGLLCVCPLCVTASQLHPPPPAIPLIKASFPPFGSQYCHSPLARQQHSVSAVSVGHAPALYQGAYPLPDPRQFHCISVDSTSSQLPSSKRMRTAFTSTQLLELEREFASNMYLSRLRRIEIATYLNLSEKQVKIWFQNRRVKHKKEGKSSSHRGGGGGHSCKCSSLSTTKCSEDDEDLRMSPSSSGKDDRGLAVTP from the exons ATGCCGCGCTCCTTCCTGGTGGACTCGCTGGTGCTGCGGGAGGCGGGCGAGAAGAAGGGGGAGGGCAGCCCTCCGCCACCGCTCTTCCCCTACGCCGTGCACCCCTCGCACCCGCTGCCCGGGCTGCCGGCCGGCGCCTGCCACGCTCGCAAGGCCGGGCTGCTCTGCGTCTGCCCGCTGTGTGTCACCGCCTCCCAGCTGCACCCGCCGCCGCCCGCTATCCCCCTCATCAAggcttccttccctcccttcgGCTCCCAGTACTGCCACTCGCCCCTGGCCCGACAGCAGCACTCCGTATCCGCCGTCAGCGTCGGGCACGCACCGGCGCTCTACCAGGGCGCCTACCCACTGCCCGACCCCCGGCAGTTCCACTGCATCTCCGTGG ACAGCACGTCCAGCCAGCTGCCCAGTAGCAAGCGGATGCGCACCGCTTTCACCAGCAcgcagctcctggagctggagagggagttCGCCTCCAACATGTACCTCTCCCGACTGCGGCGAATCGAGATCGCCACCTACCTGAACCTCTCCGAGAAGCAGGTGAAGATCTGGTTCCAGAACCGACGGGTCAAGCACAAGAAAGAAGGCAAAAGTAGCTCCCAccggggcggggggggcggCCACAGCTGCAAATGTTCGTCCCTTTCCACCACTAAGTGCTCGGAGGACGACGAGGACTTGCGCATGTCTCCGTCCTCCTCGGGGAAGGACGACAGAGGTCTCGCAGTCACCCCCTAA